The Rubripirellula amarantea genome includes the window ACGAATTCGGGCTGTTGCGGTGGAAGCACGGGGTGTTGCTAAAACCCTGGGACGCTCAGGTTCAATCGGTCGATTGAGTCTGATCAACAAAGTTTGACGGTCCAGGATGTTGGCGGCGTTAAGGCCATCAATTCAGTAACGGCCATCGCCTCGGTCGCGGCTAGCTTAGCCGCGACAGACCGCGTTTAACTACTCGATTACGTTTCAATGGACTCATGCGATGCAATTCTTGAAAGCTCCGACACGAAACTTGTTCTTTACCGGAAAAGGCGGTGTTGGGAAAACGTCGATGGCGTGCGCGACGGCGGTACAGTTGGCTGACCGTGGATTGCGAGTGCTGTTGGTGTCCACTGACCCCGCGTCGAATTTAGACGAGGTGCTAGGCACCAAGCTAAGCAGCGACGCCACGCCCGTTGAATCAGTCCCGCATTTGTACGCCATGAACCTGGACCCCGAAGCGGCCGCGTCGGAGTATCGCGAACGAATGGTGGGCCCGTATCGTGGCGTGTTGCCTGACGCGGCGGTGCAAAGCATGGAGGAACAGTTTTCGGGTTCCTGCACGCTTGAGATCGCGGCGTTCGATGAGTTTTCGAAGTTGCTCGGCGACCCTAGTGCTACCGCTGAGTTCGATCACGTCATTTTTGACACCGCGCCGACCGGACATACGCTGCGTTTGTTGACACTGCCTTCGGCATGGTCGGGGTACATCGAAAACAATACGACGGGGACGTCATGTTTGGGTCCGCTAGCGGGACTTCAAGCTCAAGCGTTGGTCTACCAACAAACGGTGGAAGCCCTCGCGGATTCCGGTGCGACAACGTTAGTGCTGGTGACTCGCGCCGATGCAGCGGCGTTTCGCGAGGCTGCTCGCACGAGCGTTGAATTGCAAAGCCTTGGCGTCAACAATCAACACCTGATCGTCAACGGCGTTTTTAAGTCTGAATCGCAAGACGATGCGATTGCAACCGCGATGCAGCAGCGCGGTGATGTTGCCCTGTCGCAGATTCCCGATGCAATTGGGCAGCTAGACCGGACGATCATTCCGTGGACCTGGAATGGTTTGATGGGGATCGACGCGTTACGGCAAGTCGGCAAGCCAGCGGTGACTCAAGGAAGCGAAGACGATGATCTTTCCTGGACTGATTCGTACCCGGATGGGCTTGGGTCGTTGATCGACGACTTGGCGGCAGTGGGGCACGGCGTGATCCTGGCCATGGGCAAAGGTGGCGTTGGCAAGACGACCGTCGCGGCCGCGGTCGCTGTGGCCCTGGCTGAGCGTGGATTCGACGTTCACCTTTCCACCACCGACCCGGCGGCTCATGTCACGGCCACCATTGCCGCCGAGGAATTGGCGGGGCTGAGCGTCGGGCGTATCGATCCAGCAAGAGAAACCGCTGAGTACTCTGAAGAAGTGATGAGGACTGCGGCCGTTGGTTTGGATGAAGCGGGAAGGGCTCTGCTCGAGGAAGACCTGCGATCGCCTTGCACCGAAGAAATCGCCGTGTTCCGTGCCTTTGCCCGAGCGGTAGCGGAAGGGGAGGATCGCTTCGTCGTGTTGGACACGGCACCAACCGGGCACACGGTCTTATTGCTTGATTCGGCACTCGCCTACCATCGCGAAGTCACACGGCAATCAAGCGGGATGTCAGAGTCCGTGGAAAACTTATTGCCCCGTTTGCGAGACCCCGAGTTCACGCGAGTGCTGGTGGTGACCCTGCCCGAGGCAACTCCGGTTCACGAAGCAGCCAAATTGCAGCAAGATTTGCGACGAGCCCAAATCGAACCGTTTGCCTGGGTCATCAACCAAAGTCTTGTGCCGTTGCAAGTGAGTGATTCGGCGCTGCGTCATCGGCAGCAACACGAATTGCGATTTATCGATGAGGTACGATCATCGCTGGCGAAACGCGTTGCGTTGATTCCTTGGCAGATAGAGTCGCCGGTGGGCCTTGCCGGACTGCGTCGCGTAGTCGGAACGGACTCGTCGCTAACGTCCTAATTGTTTTCTACATTTGACAACAACTTGATGGAAGAAGAATGAGTAAGAAAAAGGTTTTGTTTCTCTGCACCGGCAATTCCTGTCGTAGCCAGATGGCCGAAGGCTGGACGCGTCACGTACATGACGAAGCGATCGAGGCCTACTCGGCCGGGATCGAAGCCCATGGATTGAATCCCAATGCCGCGCACGTGATGAAAGAGGCGGGAGTCGATATTTCCGACCAGGCGTCGAAGCTTGCCGATTCACTTGAGGACATTGCGCTCGACTTGGTGGTAACCGTTTGCGGTCATGCTGACG containing:
- a CDS encoding arsenate reductase ArsC, whose translation is MSKKKVLFLCTGNSCRSQMAEGWTRHVHDEAIEAYSAGIEAHGLNPNAAHVMKEAGVDISDQASKLADSLEDIALDLVVTVCGHADENCPTFLTKAKVVHVGFDDPPKLAKDAASEDEALDHYRRVRDEIQHFVVEKLPDLLL
- the arsA gene encoding arsenical pump-driving ATPase, with product MQFLKAPTRNLFFTGKGGVGKTSMACATAVQLADRGLRVLLVSTDPASNLDEVLGTKLSSDATPVESVPHLYAMNLDPEAAASEYRERMVGPYRGVLPDAAVQSMEEQFSGSCTLEIAAFDEFSKLLGDPSATAEFDHVIFDTAPTGHTLRLLTLPSAWSGYIENNTTGTSCLGPLAGLQAQALVYQQTVEALADSGATTLVLVTRADAAAFREAARTSVELQSLGVNNQHLIVNGVFKSESQDDAIATAMQQRGDVALSQIPDAIGQLDRTIIPWTWNGLMGIDALRQVGKPAVTQGSEDDDLSWTDSYPDGLGSLIDDLAAVGHGVILAMGKGGVGKTTVAAAVAVALAERGFDVHLSTTDPAAHVTATIAAEELAGLSVGRIDPARETAEYSEEVMRTAAVGLDEAGRALLEEDLRSPCTEEIAVFRAFARAVAEGEDRFVVLDTAPTGHTVLLLDSALAYHREVTRQSSGMSESVENLLPRLRDPEFTRVLVVTLPEATPVHEAAKLQQDLRRAQIEPFAWVINQSLVPLQVSDSALRHRQQHELRFIDEVRSSLAKRVALIPWQIESPVGLAGLRRVVGTDSSLTS